AAGCTGGGTAGGGTTAAAGGGAATAAGATGGTAAACATGCAGCTCACCAACAAAAAGCTGGTAGACCGCGGCACCCGCATGATCGTGGAGGAAACCGGGCTCGACTACGAAACCGCCAAGGCGCTCCTGCTGGAGCACGGATCGGTAAAAAAAGCCGTTGATGCCTTTAGGGGTAAAGAATAAAGCGTAAACGCATGCAGGCTTTCCCTAAAACGGAGAGCCTGCTCGTTTTTACGCAAGCAGGATAGTCCACCCGAGCGGTTTTTTATCGACTCACAGGTGCAGAAACTCCCAAGCTGGCAGCTTGGCCCCAATTGCAGGCATAGAAACTTCCAAACAGCTAGTTGGGAGTATAAAAAGTGCGCTGGCAGGCCTCATGCAACCAGTTTTAGCCAAAAAAGCATACTGGCAAGCTCCATGCAGCCATGTTTGAGGCAAAAATGTGCGATGGGAAGTTCCATGCAACCTGCGTAAGCCCAAAAAAGTGCGCAGAGAACCACCGAGATCGTATTTTTTGAACAAAAAAGGGGGCAAGCCCCCGCTAAGCAGCCCGCTTGAAAATGATTACTTTTGTTTGCTGAAGCAAAAAGCGGCTAGATGCTCCGCTTTTAGCCTCAAGATGGAGGTCGAAAAGTCCCCCATTCGTTCAAAGATCAGAAGCATCAACCATAACTCGAAGACCATACCAATCATTTCTCCAATGAAAAGAAAAAACATAGCCTTGCTTGCTGCACTGCTCACCGTATCGTCCGTATACGGGCAGCAGAACCAGCTGGTAAAAGAACCTATCAAAGGCGATTTCCCCAAGGGGCTATCGGGGAGGCACATCGCCATGTGGCACAGCCACGGATACTACTACGAATCGAAGCTCGACCGATGGGAGTGGCAGCGCGCCCGCTGCTTCAGCAACGTGGAGGACATCGGCAACATGCCCTACGTGGTGAAGTACCTGGAGCCGATGCTCGAGAATGCGGGTGCGGTGACGCTTATTCCCCGCGAACGCGACTACCAGAAGCAGAGGTATGTTGTAGACAACGACCTATCCACTAAGGGCGGAACCGTCACCAAGCTGGGCGTCTGGAAGGCAGAGCACGAGGGCTACAAGTACAAGGCCGTGCTCTACCCCCACGACAACCCTTTCAAGATGGGAACCCACCTCGAAGCAAAGACCTCGTCAAAGGGTACGGCCAGCCTCACCTACAAGCCCCACATGGCGCCCACCAAAAAGGGCGACTACGCGGTGTACATCTCGTGGGCCAACACCCCCAGCAACGTCAGCGACGTAACCTACAAGGTGTACCACACCGGAGGCGTTTCGGAGTTCGTTGTTAACCAAAAGATGTACGGAGAAACGTGGCAGTACCTCGGCACCTTTAACTTCGATAGCGCACATGCCGCCGTGGTAGTGTCGAACAGGAGCAACGAAAAGGGAGTGGTTACCTCCGATGCGGTTCGCTTTGGTGGAGGCATGGGCATGGTTGCCCGCCGCCCATCGGCTACTATCACCGATAACGCAAAATCCAGCTCCAACGGGGCCGCCAAGGCCCAATCGGTAAACCCCGACGACTACGAATGGAAGACCAGCGGCGTGCCCAGCTACCTCGAGGCCTCGCGCTACTACCTGCAGGCCGCCGGTATCCCCGACAGCATCTACAGCCGTACCAAGTACCAGAACGACTACAACGACGACTACCAGAGCCGTCCCCATTGGGCCAACTTCCTCAAGAAGCATAAGGTGCCCATCGACCTAACGCTGGCCTTCCACACCGACGCCGGAGCGACCCCCAACGACTCGATTGTGGGTACGCTGGCCATCTACAGCACCAAGAACGGCAACATGAGCGATGGCCGCAGCCGCCAGCAAAGCGGAATCATGGGCAACATCATCCAAACCCAGGTGTGCAACGACATCAAGCAGCTGCACAACTCGAAGTGGACCAAGCGCGCCCTCCGCGATGCCTCGTACAGCGAAGCCTCCGTTGCCGACGCCCCTACCCTGCTCCTCGAGCTGCTATCGCACCAGAACTTGGCCGACATGACCTACGGGCTCGACCCCCGCTTCCGCTTCACCGTTGCCCGCGCCATCTACAAGGGCATGGTACGCTACCTAAACGGTGCCGATGCCCCCATTCAGCCGCTTGCGCCCAATAGCCTAGCAATTGAAAAGGTAAAGGGAAAGACCATTCGCCTTTCGTGGAAGAATACCGCCGATCCGCTAGAGCCCACCGCCAACGCCGCCAAGTACCGCATCTACATGCGCACCAACGACAACGGATTCTCGCCCAAATTCAAGGAGGTAACCGGCGAATCGGCAGAAATAGAGCTACCCGAATGGGGCACGCGCTACTCGTTTAAGGTTACCGGCGTCAACGATGGTGGCGAAAGCTTCGCCACCGAGCAGCTGTCGGCATGCCTCTTCAACAACAGCCAGAAGCCAGCGCTAATTGTCAACGGCTTTACCCGCATATCGGCCCCAAAATCGTTCGACCTAGGCGCAAAAGCAGGGTTCGAATGGTGGGAAGATGAGGGCGTAGCCGATGGCATGGAGCCAACCTTCCTTGGGTATCAGCAAAACTATAACCGCAACGAGCCTTGGCTCGACGACGACAACACCGGATGGGGCTCATCGGGTGTCGAATGGTGGGGTAATACCGAGCACGGCAACACCCACGACTTTACCCATACTCAGGGAGCATCCTACCAAAAATGGGGAATCTCGTACGTCTCTACTAGCCGTAGCGCCTTCGAGAGCAGCACTACCGTTACGCCATACCGATTTATCGATGTACTCTTTGGCGAGCAACGCACCGTTAAGAACTTTAGGGAAGAGCGCGACAGCTTTGCCGTATTCACCCCCAAAATGGTGGAAGCACTTGACAAAGCTGTAGGCAAGAACATCCCCCTACTCCTATCGGGAGCCTACATCGGCACCGATATGGTTGAGCAAAAAGATTCCTCAGCCATTAAGTTTGCCGCCGACAAGCTTGGCTTCAGGTGGATGACCAACCATGCTAGCAATACCGGAGTCGTATATTCTACCGATAATGCAAAACCATACATCAAAGGGACATGGAATTTCAACGGTTCAACCCTAACGCCCGAAGAGCTCAACGGTAGCAGCCTTCGCATCGAAGCACCCGATGCCATCGAACCCACAGATAAAGCAATCCGCATTATGCGCTACCGCGATACGCAAACCAGCGCAGGAACGCTGCTAAAATCGAATGGTAGTAAGGTTGTTGTACTAGGTTTCCCACTCGAAGCAATATCTTCAGAAGCTGCGAAGAATTCGCTGATGAAGCAGATATTTACATTTTTCGGAGTCGATTTCAAAAAGTAACACACCCCAATAACAACGTAAAAAGGTGGCTAATGCCACCTTTTTACGTTTATACCAGAGCCAAATAAAGCTACATTTCAATCTTGAACACCTCTGTTTCGTCATGGCTAATTGCATTCAGCATCATCTTTTTAATAGGCATCAGCTGAGCCTCTTTTATAGACGACAGCAACTTTTCGGCTAGTTCGAAATTACCCTGCTCTCTGGCAATCTCAGCCTTAATCATTCTTGAGTAAACATCGCTTTCGTCCAGCAATTCCGAAAGGGCATTCATATTAGTAAGCCAAATAGTTTTTTCATCTTCGCTTTCGAAAAGGGACTTACCCTGCCTAACCCTGTCATTAAATGCCCAAAGAAGCTCCATCCGCAGAATTTCCTCTTCGTCAGGTGTCACCGTTTGGGTGTTATCGGTTAGCATTTCCACATATTCAATGATGCTAAGCGATCTAACGATAGGAAGTTCTTCTTCAACCGGATTTACCTCTACGGCTGCATCCTCTATCCAGAAGAACTCGTTGCACTTGCTACAGCGAGATACCTCAAGAGCCTCATTCAACTCCGACGAAACGGTTTTACCATCGGAGTACATTTCGTAATCCTTAAGCTTCTTTGCTGGCTTAACCATTCGGTGCTGCGCGCCGCAATAAGGGCACTTTACTACTTGAAAACTTTGCATTTCCTTTATGTTTATTTCTTTACTTCCACGAACGAATAAAAACTATCATCAGCAAACCATATATCTCGAGCCTGCCAAGTAGCATCAGAAGAGTTAGCCACCACATCGAGAAATCGGGTAGGCTGCCATAATTCCCCATTGTGCCAACTAGCCCAAAGCCAGGTCCCACATTGCCCATACACGCCGCTGATGCCGAAAATGAGCTAAGGATATCGAGGCCAAACATTCCTAAGACAACCGTCGACAAGAAGATAATCATGACGTAAAAAACGATGAACAACAACGAGGAGCTTACCACCTCATCTGCAATGATGGTTTTCCCTATGCGAACAGGGATAACCGCATTGGGATGCTGAAGTCGCTTTATCTGAGTTTTGATGGTATTGCCAAAAAGCACAACCCTATCCACCTTAATTCCGCCCGATGTTGACCCCGCACAACCGGCCTGCATCATAAAAAGGATGAGCAGCATTATAGCAAACGGTGGCCATAGCGAAGTGTTGGCATTATAAAAACCTGTTGAGGAAGCCAACGATGCAACCTGAAAAAAGGCATGCTTAAAAGAATCAGCCCATCCCGTATAGGTCGATAACCGAAGCCCTACAGATAAAACCAAAGCCCCTATCAAAATAGAAAGCAGATAAATTTTTGCCACACCCGACTTAAATACAGAGACCTCCCTCCGCATAAAAGAAGCGAATATCAGGCTAAAGTTTAGCCCCGAAACAACCATGAAGATAAAGATGATTACCTCGGCAACGGAGTTATTAATACCAATTATATTGCTATTGCTCATTGCAAATCCGCCTGTTGATATGGTACTAAACGAGTAAGCGATAGCATCAACAACGCTAAGTCCCGACAAGTATAGGAGTATCGCTTGAAGAACCGTTAAGATGATGTAGACCACAAGAATCGTGCGTAGAGACCCAAACACCCCTTTAGAAACGTTCAACTTCGATAGCGACGACATCTCTATCTTAGATAGGTTAGCATGTACCTTGCCCAGCGAAGGAAGAACTACCAACGCAAAAAGGACAACGCCACCTCCACCAATCCACTGGGTCGAGGATCTCCAAAAACGAATGCTTAACGGTAAGGCATCAATGTTTGCCAACGAGGTAGCACCTGTGGTTGTATAGCCCGAAACGCTTTCGAACCATGCCTTTGTTACAGAAAACTCACCACCCCACAGCAAGTAGGGTAGCATACCAATAGCACAACAAAGAAGCCACGAAAAGGCTACAATAACGTAACTTTCCTTTAGGCTAATATCACGATAAACAGGAACAAATATCAAAGGGAAAGCCCCCATCGCCGTAGTAACCAAAAAGCTGAGCAGCAAAGGAAAAAATCCCGCATCAAAATGATTTAAAGTAGATACAGTAGTTGCAATAAGCATGAAAACTGCATTAAGCAGTAATCCCATCGATACATACCTAACGATAACAAAAAGTCTCATTAGTCTTCTATCTTATTTGATTTGTTTTGAATTATGAGTTTTTCAACCGAATTTTTCAGCCGCTCAAGTTCATCTTTGGTATCAACCTTAACCCTAAAAGGGATAGCATGTTTTACGTAATTCTCAACACCTTGAGAAATTCGAGTTATCGGAGTAACAAAAAAGATGTTGACAAAATAGTTGAAAAGGAAAACAAAAACGATCCCTACCCCAATGGCTATAAGACCAGGCATCATAGCTCTGTTCGCTCCTGTTTTCATTTGTTTGACATTTTGATATATAGCTTTTTGATTAACCGCCATCAAACTATCGACTGCTCTAATAAGTTGATTTTGATTAGGCATAAGAACAGCAAAATACCAATCAATATTTTTGGCATTTGAACTTAAAACAGCACTATCCACCTGCATCTTAAACATTCTATAGCTGCTATCTATTGCCTTAACGTAATGTTCTTCTCCTTCAATTGTAAGATTATTCAAAGCAGCACTATAGGATCTTTCAAAAAGCTTTTCACCATCATCAATGGCCTTTATTGCCCCCTCCGACTTACCATTAATAGCAAGGAGAACCCCCTGATTAATTTGGTTCAATGCGCCAACCATCTGTTTTGAGACTTCAATTGATCGAAGATTATCATTTAGCATACCCTGCACTGAATTGCCCATACTATTTACCTCAAAAAGGGTAATTGCACCTGAGAGGAAAAGCAGCAATCCTATTACAACAAAACCGGCTAGCATTTTAGATTTAATCCCCATAACAGTACTTTAACTCTTGTTAATTTAATACGAAAATAGGGAAGAAAAAGTAAAAAAACACCCACATTCGTTCATAATCTATTTTTAATATATTAGCAAAGCGTTTCTACACCCATCAATGTCAGATAAAGACCTTATAGAACAAACACTTAACGGAGACAATTCTCACTTCAGGCATCTTGTAGATAAGTACAAGCAACAGGTGCAGCGGACCTGCTATGGCTTTACGCAATCGCTTCCCGATGCTGAGGATATTGCTCAGGAGGTGTTTATCGAAGTATTTGAATCGCTTGGATCTTTTCGACATGAGTCGAAATTTAGCACTTGGATTTACCGGATAGCAGTAAACAAATCGCTAAATCATCTGAGAAAGCAGAAACGAAGGCTGATAATGCAAAGCCTCGAAGACCTGCTGATTGGGAAAGGAAAGGCTGATACAGGGGAATACATAGATGACCATCGACTACCAGATGACTTTACCGATCCCGATGAAAACCTCAAAAGATTAAAACTAGCCCTTAACGAGCTACCGAACAACCAGAGAGTTGCAATCACGTTATTCACCTATCAGCAACTTTCATACAAGCAAATCTCCGAGATTATGAATATTTCAATATCATCGGTAGAATCGCTTATATTTCGATCAAAACGAAATCTTAGAAGGATTTTGGTGGCAAAGTCTAATTATTAGAACCGAACCGCAAGTTTTCAATCAAAAAATTGTCAATAGATAAAAGGTATACACATGAGATGTAAAGAATTCAAATCAAGATTCATCAACAACGAGCCCTCGCAGCTCGATGAGGTTGCCTTTTCCCATATGGATTCATGTGCAAATTGTAAGCAACTGTACGAATCATATTTAGCCTTATCAAGCCAAATCGAACAGGCAAAGTGTCCTACATTTAACCCATACTTCACCGAAAAGGTCATTGACAAACTAGCCCACAAACCACAACAACGCCAGTATAACAGCGTCCGTTATGCCCTAATTGTATCGGTAGTTGTTACCTTCCTTGTCGGAGGTCTTACTGTTTACATTGCACACAGCAAAAACCAGTCGCAGCAGTACGATATGCTCAGCCTTAACGATATTACGAAAGTACCCGTTGCTTTCGAAAAATAAAAGTATTACCATGAACTCGTTTCTTAAGCCAAAAATTCTCCTTTGGGTTATAGCATTGCTTCTTGTTGCCAATGTTGCTACATTTATTGGCGTTGTTATTGTTCATTCAGACAAAGAAGACTCACCAGAAAAGCAGCGCAACCATTTTTTTAAGAAGTTAGGGCTAACAGAAAATCAAAAAAAGAACTTTATTGCCAGAAAGGCGCACTTCAAGGCAATCAACGAACCTCTCTATAATAGGTACGATAGCATAATGATCCAATTACATTATCAGGTTAGCAATACACCTCCTGATACTGCTACGATAAGAATATATACCGATAGTTTAGGACTACTAAACGCTCAAATTCGCAAGAATTGGCTTACATACTCCATTGAAGTTCGCAAGAGCCTTAGCAAGGAACAGCAAGCAAAATACGATAAGTTGACATTAGAGCATTTAAAATGCAAGATGAAATAGAAGATACCACTAGATATAATAAAGGAGAGCATTACAGTAGGATGCTCTCCTTTATTTTTTATTCTTTTGCGATAAAGGCACAAAAAAAAGAGCCAACCACTAGGTTGACTCTAATTTCTTTGCTTATCGTTGCAAATTACTTTACAGCAGGAGCAGCAGTATCAGCAGCAGCAGTATCAGCAGCAGCAGTAGTATCAGCTACAACAGCAGCAGTAGTGTCAACAGCAGTAGTGTCCTTTTGCTCAGTCTTGTTTCCACCGCAAGCTGCGAACATAGCAGCAACAGCAACGATAACGAGTAACTTTTTCATTGTACAGTTTTTTGTTTTGTGAAACGATTAAATTCAATTGCACTGCAAATATAATCGCAGAATTCCAATGTTGTACCCTCTTGGGGTAAAAAAAACAAAGTTTTTACACATATATTGCAAAAGGCAGTCCTATTTATCTGAATTTCTTACAAAAACAGGCTCTTCCATTTTATCACTGTTAATGCTAATGGCAAATAATGTTCGTATATAAAACAATCAATAGCCATCTTCCCGGCATGAGCATATTAGCCTATTATAAAAATGAAGAGTTTATTCCAAAGAAAATAAAACTGGAATCATCCAACAAAGTACCCATACCCTAATAGTCGAAAACGAGAAGAAAAAATCAAATTATAGTTCTGTTTTTGGGGGCATCTAGAACCATTTATGAAGAGGCATACGGCACATTTCAAAAAAGCAAGACTATTTTGACACATAAACAGCCGTTATTAACGAGTCGTAACACTATCATAACCTACTACAAACCATTCTATTAGGTGTTTTTTTGAAGAAAGTTAAAATTTAAGAGAAAAGACTTCTCTTTTAATCTAATATTTTCCTATACTTGCAAAGTTTTTCAGGTGTATCATGCGCAAATGAAAAACACAGCTTACAGTTCATTAATAACTAACTCGAAGACAGGTCAACTGTAAACTTTGAACAACGAAATGAAAAGAACCTTGCACACTAAAAACACATTCTTGGACACCTATACGGTGGTTTTTAGGTATAAGATACTCAGCGACCTTCTTCGAAGTCTTTGCGTCCGCCAGATTTGATTCTACCCCTGCGGACACGCCTTCAACTATTCCTTATTTAGGATAATTTTCTCTTAACGAGGGAGAATTGTTTCATTTCGACAATACGCATGGGATAAGATCCCATAAAAGGCGATATAACTTTTAGTATTAACCAATTATCTTTTTATGTGCGACGATGACAAACCTTAGCTCAACACAAGAACTACAAGGAATCGTAGTTGGAAACCGGATTCCAAAAGACTACTTCGTTACCAAAGGACACGGAGAAAGTGACATAACTGTTCACGCTGGCTCATATCACCTAGCTTTAAAACAGGCAAACATAGAGACGTTTAATATCATGACTTACTCGTCGATTATGCCTAGCATAGCCACAGAGGTACCACAACCTGCCAAAATTACCCACGGCTCCGTTGTTGAATCGATTATGGCTGTTGCAACTACTAGTAAGGGCGAGCGCGCTTCTGCCGGTATCATCTACGGTTGGTTATACGACCGCAAAACAAATGAACGCCATGGGGGTCTCGTGTGTGAACACAACGGCAACTATGAGGTTGAGGAAATAGAAAAGCTACTTAGACTAAGCCTTGACGAACTTTACTATAACGGATTCTCAGAAGATTTCCGTTTAGAAGACATCTGCATTAACATCGAAAGCTTCGTTCCAGAAAAAAAATACGGAACCGCACTTGTTGCGATTTGCTTTACGTCCTACCTCTACCCTGTAATCAAGGGTTAACACGCTGAAGACATTTAGTCCGACATACAAAACAGCAACCTTTCCCATAATAAGGTTGCTGTTTTCATCCTTTCGCTCACAATTACATTATTTGGAATTTACTCGTAATGGAAAAGAAAGATCTTCTTAAACAAGTTATAAAGCACGTCGATATAAAATCGTTTGATGCTAGCCCAATCATCAATTCAATGAGAGAAATGTCGTTCTCTTCGAGAGAAACTGCCAATGCAGCCGACATCTTCAACATGATGATTGCCGAAAATGGATGCACCAACATCCTTACCATTGCAGGTTCGACTTCTGCTGCCGGTTGCATGCAGGTGTACGTTGACCTTGTAAAGCACAACATGATTGACACCGTTGTTTCGACCGGTGCATCGATTGTAGACATGGACTTCTTCGAAGCGCTTGGCTACAAGCACTACCGAGGAACCCAGTTTATCGACGATAAGTTTCTACGCGACAACTATGTTGACCGTATTTACGACACCTATATTGATGAAGAGGAACTGCAATCTTGTGATTCAACCATCAAGATTATTGCTGATAGCCTAGAGCCTCGCCCCTACTCTTCGCGCGAGTTTATCTACGAAATGGGCAAGTACCTTTCGAAGAATGCCGTTAAGAAGGAGTCGCTTATTCAAACTTGCTACGAGCATAACGTGCCTATCTTCGTTCCAGCATTCTCTGACTGCTCGGCAGGATTCGGTTTAGTAATGCACCAGGTTGAACGCATGAAGGAAGGCAAACCTTACGTTACTATTGACTCGGTTGCCGACTTCCGTGAGCTTACCGACATTAAGATTGCGGCTAAGACTACCGGTCTATTCATGGTTGGTGGTGGAGTTCCTAAGAACTTCGCACAGGATACCGTAGTTTGTGCAGAGTGCCTTGGGGTAGATGCATCGATGCACAAGTATGCAGTGCTTATTACCGTTGCTGATGTTCGCGATGGCGCTTGCTCGTCGTCGACACTTAAGGAAGCATCGTCGTGGGGTAAGGTTGATACCGTGTACGAACAAATGGTTTACGCAGAAGCGACCACTGTTCTACCACTTATTGGAAGCTACGTATTTCATAAAGGTGACTGGAAAAATCGTGAGCCAAAGAATTGGACTAAGATTTTCCAAAAGTAGTCATCATCGCATAAAAAGAAGAAGAAAAGCCAACCGGGAGGTTGGCTTCCTTTGTTATTTGCAGGACAAAGATCGTCTGCAACTCCTATTCCATTCCTAACTTTTGAAACTCTGGGGCGTACTTTCTATCCTCTTTCTGGATATGAATACGTAGCCAGTCGCGCAGGTAGTTGGTTATGCTGAAGATGACATCGTGCCCCTTAGCCATACCGTCCTTAAAGTGCTTTATCTTGTCGGTGAAAGCACGATGCTCGGCGATATGCTCCTCGGTAAACTCGTAGCCGATCTGGCTGAAGATTTTCTCCTCGAACCCGAAGTGAAACTTAGCGTAATCCTCCAACTTACCGAGCACATCGATGGTAACCTCCTTGGTGTTGCGATCGAGTATTGACTGATAGATTTGGTTGATGTACTTGATGAGCTCCTTATGCTGATCGTCGATAGTTTTTATTCCTACAGAGTAATCGGCATCGGACCACTTGATAAAAATGTACAAGTCTTTATTCATGTTTTAATTGTTGTTTCCTTCCTTGAAAAAATACGGAGGAAGGACTTCCCCCTCCGCCTTCGCAAACTAAAGCTTACAAGCTCTTCTTTAAAACTTCGAGAACGCGTTCTGGCGTTAGCGCCTGACGTTCGCCCATGGCGGTCCATCCACGCTCGGTGAAGCGGGTGCAAATGGTCTGGAAGCTTTCGTCGCCAATGCCGTACTCCTTGAGATGCGTTGGTACGCCCATCGATCGGAAGAACTCTTCGGTCTTAGCGATTGCTGCACGAGCCTTTTCGTCGGCAGAGCCGCTGGTAATGCCCCATACGCGCTCGGCATACTGAGCTAGCTTCTCCTTCTTCTCCTCGAACATCACATCGAGCATGGATGGAAGAATGATAGCCAGCGTTACGCCGTGGGCAAGCCCATGTAAGGCGGTGAGCTCGTGTCCTATCATGTGGGTAGCCCAATCGGAAGGCATGCCAACAACGATAATGCCGTTGAGCGCCATGGTTGCAGCCCACATTAGGTTCGAACGCACGTCGTAATCGGTTGGGTTTTCGAGGGCTTTTGGACCTAGCTCGATGAGAGACTGAAGTAAACCTTCGGCCCAGCGATCTTGCACCAACCCAGCTGCAGGATAGGTCATGTACTGCTCCATTACGTGGATGAAAGCATCGATGGTACCGTTGGCAATCTGAGCTTTGGGCAGCGAATAGGTATACTCGGGGTCGAGAATCGAAAACTTAGGGAAAGTATAGGGCGATCCAAAGGCATACTTCTCCTTTGTGGCGCGCTTAGAGATTACTGCACCGGAGTTCATCTCGGATCCGGTAGCGGGAAGCGTAAGTACGGCGCCAAGAGCAACCGCTGAGTCGACCTTAGCATGCTTTACAAGAATATTCCAAGGATCTCCAACAAAAGGAATGGCGGCTGCAATAAACTTAGTGCCGTCGACCACCGACCCACCTCCTACTGCAAGGAGGAAATCGACCTTTTCGCGACGGGCAAGCTCCACTGCCTGAATCAAAGTCTCGTATGCAGGGTTGGGCTCGATGCCACCAAACTCGACAACCGAGAAACCTGAAAGGGCTTTAAACACTGCATCGTACACACCGTTCGACTTGATGCTTCCACCTCCGTAGGTGACCATCACCTTTGAGCCTGCGGGGATGTGGCTGCTAAGCTTCTCGACAGCACCCTTGCCAAACTCAATCTTTACAGGATTGTAAAACTGAAAGTTGTTCATTGTATTGCGTTATTTTTGTTTTGT
This window of the uncultured Acetobacteroides sp. genome carries:
- a CDS encoding bacteriohemerythrin encodes the protein MNKDLYIFIKWSDADYSVGIKTIDDQHKELIKYINQIYQSILDRNTKEVTIDVLGKLEDYAKFHFGFEEKIFSQIGYEFTEEHIAEHRAFTDKIKHFKDGMAKGHDVIFSITNYLRDWLRIHIQKEDRKYAPEFQKLGME
- a CDS encoding iron-containing alcohol dehydrogenase, with the translated sequence MNNFQFYNPVKIEFGKGAVEKLSSHIPAGSKVMVTYGGGSIKSNGVYDAVFKALSGFSVVEFGGIEPNPAYETLIQAVELARREKVDFLLAVGGGSVVDGTKFIAAAIPFVGDPWNILVKHAKVDSAVALGAVLTLPATGSEMNSGAVISKRATKEKYAFGSPYTFPKFSILDPEYTYSLPKAQIANGTIDAFIHVMEQYMTYPAAGLVQDRWAEGLLQSLIELGPKALENPTDYDVRSNLMWAATMALNGIIVVGMPSDWATHMIGHELTALHGLAHGVTLAIILPSMLDVMFEEKKEKLAQYAERVWGITSGSADEKARAAIAKTEEFFRSMGVPTHLKEYGIGDESFQTICTRFTERGWTAMGERQALTPERVLEVLKKSL
- a CDS encoding deoxyhypusine synthase; this translates as MEKKDLLKQVIKHVDIKSFDASPIINSMREMSFSSRETANAADIFNMMIAENGCTNILTIAGSTSAAGCMQVYVDLVKHNMIDTVVSTGASIVDMDFFEALGYKHYRGTQFIDDKFLRDNYVDRIYDTYIDEEELQSCDSTIKIIADSLEPRPYSSREFIYEMGKYLSKNAVKKESLIQTCYEHNVPIFVPAFSDCSAGFGLVMHQVERMKEGKPYVTIDSVADFRELTDIKIAAKTTGLFMVGGGVPKNFAQDTVVCAECLGVDASMHKYAVLITVADVRDGACSSSTLKEASSWGKVDTVYEQMVYAEATTVLPLIGSYVFHKGDWKNREPKNWTKIFQK
- a CDS encoding TrkH family potassium uptake protein; its protein translation is MRLFVIVRYVSMGLLLNAVFMLIATTVSTLNHFDAGFFPLLLSFLVTTAMGAFPLIFVPVYRDISLKESYVIVAFSWLLCCAIGMLPYLLWGGEFSVTKAWFESVSGYTTTGATSLANIDALPLSIRFWRSSTQWIGGGGVVLFALVVLPSLGKVHANLSKIEMSSLSKLNVSKGVFGSLRTILVVYIILTVLQAILLYLSGLSVVDAIAYSFSTISTGGFAMSNSNIIGINNSVAEVIIFIFMVVSGLNFSLIFASFMRREVSVFKSGVAKIYLLSILIGALVLSVGLRLSTYTGWADSFKHAFFQVASLASSTGFYNANTSLWPPFAIMLLILFMMQAGCAGSTSGGIKVDRVVLFGNTIKTQIKRLQHPNAVIPVRIGKTIIADEVVSSSLLFIVFYVMIIFLSTVVLGMFGLDILSSFSASAACMGNVGPGFGLVGTMGNYGSLPDFSMWWLTLLMLLGRLEIYGLLMIVFIRSWK
- a CDS encoding xanthan lyase, translated to MKRKNIALLAALLTVSSVYGQQNQLVKEPIKGDFPKGLSGRHIAMWHSHGYYYESKLDRWEWQRARCFSNVEDIGNMPYVVKYLEPMLENAGAVTLIPRERDYQKQRYVVDNDLSTKGGTVTKLGVWKAEHEGYKYKAVLYPHDNPFKMGTHLEAKTSSKGTASLTYKPHMAPTKKGDYAVYISWANTPSNVSDVTYKVYHTGGVSEFVVNQKMYGETWQYLGTFNFDSAHAAVVVSNRSNEKGVVTSDAVRFGGGMGMVARRPSATITDNAKSSSNGAAKAQSVNPDDYEWKTSGVPSYLEASRYYLQAAGIPDSIYSRTKYQNDYNDDYQSRPHWANFLKKHKVPIDLTLAFHTDAGATPNDSIVGTLAIYSTKNGNMSDGRSRQQSGIMGNIIQTQVCNDIKQLHNSKWTKRALRDASYSEASVADAPTLLLELLSHQNLADMTYGLDPRFRFTVARAIYKGMVRYLNGADAPIQPLAPNSLAIEKVKGKTIRLSWKNTADPLEPTANAAKYRIYMRTNDNGFSPKFKEVTGESAEIELPEWGTRYSFKVTGVNDGGESFATEQLSACLFNNSQKPALIVNGFTRISAPKSFDLGAKAGFEWWEDEGVADGMEPTFLGYQQNYNRNEPWLDDDNTGWGSSGVEWWGNTEHGNTHDFTHTQGASYQKWGISYVSTSRSAFESSTTVTPYRFIDVLFGEQRTVKNFREERDSFAVFTPKMVEALDKAVGKNIPLLLSGAYIGTDMVEQKDSSAIKFAADKLGFRWMTNHASNTGVVYSTDNAKPYIKGTWNFNGSTLTPEELNGSSLRIEAPDAIEPTDKAIRIMRYRDTQTSAGTLLKSNGSKVVVLGFPLEAISSEAAKNSLMKQIFTFFGVDFKK
- a CDS encoding RNA polymerase sigma factor yields the protein MSDKDLIEQTLNGDNSHFRHLVDKYKQQVQRTCYGFTQSLPDAEDIAQEVFIEVFESLGSFRHESKFSTWIYRIAVNKSLNHLRKQKRRLIMQSLEDLLIGKGKADTGEYIDDHRLPDDFTDPDENLKRLKLALNELPNNQRVAITLFTYQQLSYKQISEIMNISISSVESLIFRSKRNLRRILVAKSNY
- a CDS encoding MCP four helix bundle domain-containing protein, whose translation is MGIKSKMLAGFVVIGLLLFLSGAITLFEVNSMGNSVQGMLNDNLRSIEVSKQMVGALNQINQGVLLAINGKSEGAIKAIDDGEKLFERSYSAALNNLTIEGEEHYVKAIDSSYRMFKMQVDSAVLSSNAKNIDWYFAVLMPNQNQLIRAVDSLMAVNQKAIYQNVKQMKTGANRAMMPGLIAIGVGIVFVFLFNYFVNIFFVTPITRISQGVENYVKHAIPFRVKVDTKDELERLKNSVEKLIIQNKSNKIED
- a CDS encoding pyruvoyl-dependent arginine decarboxylase, which encodes MTNLSSTQELQGIVVGNRIPKDYFVTKGHGESDITVHAGSYHLALKQANIETFNIMTYSSIMPSIATEVPQPAKITHGSVVESIMAVATTSKGERASAGIIYGWLYDRKTNERHGGLVCEHNGNYEVEEIEKLLRLSLDELYYNGFSEDFRLEDICINIESFVPEKKYGTALVAICFTSYLYPVIKG